In the genome of Tannockella kyphosi, one region contains:
- a CDS encoding glycosyltransferase family 10 domain-containing protein — MKTIKIKYSGMGGNFDEKNNFISNILREHFNIELSDDPDFLIYSVNSKEYLNYNCVRIFYTAENLVPDFNVCDYGIGFHYLDFEDRYIRYPLYLVDGFTAYKNDDYSNDLIRARNKHIHISKHMANKNSFCSFVYSNADASDCRENIFIKLNSYKEVNSGGRYKNNVGGPIQSKLGFQEKHKFVIAFENTMGNGYTTEKIIHAFSAGAIPIYWGNPEITKECNSDAFINCHDFGLEADTPVDSPIYDEIINRIIEIDENEQRYLEMLKQPAFSKDYNIDEQQQKFQKYLINIFSQDKETAYRRNLKYWGERYERKQKIGNNYYWMLHKLVPIRDFLFNRNKV, encoded by the coding sequence ATGAAAACAATAAAAATTAAATATTCTGGTATGGGTGGTAATTTTGACGAAAAAAATAATTTTATCTCCAATATATTAAGGGAACACTTTAATATTGAATTAAGTGACGATCCTGATTTTTTAATATATTCTGTAAATTCTAAAGAATACTTAAATTATAATTGTGTAAGAATTTTTTATACTGCTGAAAATTTGGTTCCTGATTTCAATGTTTGTGATTATGGAATAGGATTCCATTATTTAGATTTTGAAGATAGATATATTCGTTATCCACTATATTTGGTTGATGGATTTACTGCATATAAGAATGATGATTATTCAAATGACCTAATTAGAGCAAGGAATAAACACATACATATTAGTAAACATATGGCAAATAAAAATTCTTTTTGTTCTTTTGTTTATTCTAATGCTGATGCAAGTGACTGTCGAGAAAACATATTTATTAAGTTAAATTCGTATAAAGAAGTAAATTCAGGAGGAAGATATAAGAATAATGTTGGAGGACCAATACAGAGTAAGTTGGGATTTCAAGAAAAACATAAATTTGTTATTGCTTTTGAAAATACAATGGGGAACGGGTATACAACAGAGAAAATTATACACGCATTTTCTGCTGGAGCTATACCAATTTATTGGGGTAACCCTGAAATCACGAAAGAATGTAATTCTGATGCCTTTATAAACTGTCATGATTTTGGATTAGAGGCAGACACACCAGTAGATAGTCCTATTTATGATGAAATTATAAATAGAATAATAGAGATTGATGAAAATGAGCAGAGGTATTTGGAAATGTTAAAGCAACCTGCATTTTCAAAAGATTATAATATCGATGAGCAACAACAAAAGTTTCAAAAGTATTTAATAAATATTTTCTCACAAGATAAAGAAACAGCATACCGTAGAAATTTGAAATATTGGGGAGAACGATATGAAAGAAAACAGAAAATCGGAAATAACTATTATTGGATGTTACATAAACTAGTCCCAATACGAGATTTTTTATTTAATAGAAACAAAGTATAA